The window GATATTTAGCAACGACTAACAAACCAGAAGTATCTCGATCCAAACGATTGACAAAATGAATCGTCGAATGAATACCTTGTTCATTGTAGTAGTGAATCAGTGCATTAGCCAACGTTTCGTGCGGGTGACGAATAGATGGAATCGTTGGAATGCCAGCGGGTTTATTAATCACTAATAAATACTCATCTTCAAAGATAATATCTAATTCATATTCATAGGGAGAAAGTCCCACGCTACGCTTCTCTGGTGGAAAAGTGACCGTTAAGACATCCCCTTCTTGTAAGATATATCGAACCGTTTGATGTTGACCATTAACTGTTAAATCTCCACCTCGATGCTTAGTCGCAACAATTGCTTTTTTTGAAATTTCTTGTTTTTTCAAAAAATTTAAAAGAGACATACCTTGTTCATCCGAACTAATTTGATAGGTTAACTGTAAACTCATGCTGCAACTCCTATAAGAAATGATCTTTGACACGTCCCCAGAATGAAACATCTCGACGCTTAACAAAGGTGACGTGTCGATTAGATAACGTCACTTTAATTTTTTCAATATTTTGATATGTTTCATATAAATGATCTCGAGTAATCGTTACATCAGAAAAATTCTCAGATTTAAGTGTCACAACCTGCTCATGTGGGATAATGAGCGGCGACCCAATGGTTCTAAAAACATTATTATTAATCGATGCAATTTCAGTCATTTGAAATGCCTTTAAACTTGGATAAATAATTGCTCCACCTAATGATTTATTATAGGCTGTACTTCCAGTAGGCGTAGAAATACAAACCCCTGTTCCACGAAAAGATTCAAAAAATAAGTCATCAATCGTGACATTTAAATGTTGTGTTCGAAAAGCATTTAATAGCGTCATTTCATTAAAGGCATACAATTGATGACACGTTTTATCTTCACAAAGCATAATTGAAAGTAGCGGATACTGACTAATACGTGATTGCTTTTGTTTTAGAAATTGAACTAATTCATCTAACTCATCAGGTAACCAATCCGTATAGTACCCTAAGTGACCGGTATGAATCCCTATAAATTTAACTTTTTCAATTTGATCTAAATAATGATGAACCGCATGAAGGACTGTTCCATCACCACCAATGGTCAGTACAATTTCTGGATTTTCATGATCTAGTTCGATATGGGCTTCTTTTAATTTTAACTCCAATTGTTCCTTCACTTGTTGAGAGTGTTCACGCTCATTGGCGTAAATCGCTACTTTCATACTATTCTCCTTTGTGTTTCTTAATTAAATAATCTTCATTTAAAGTCACTAAACTCGCTGGGGGTTCAACTACTCTAAATTCATCAGTTTGACGTTTCTCAAATGTTTTTTGTGCTTCTGCAATTTCATCGCGGATTTCTGACATCTGTCCATCAAGCCAGGCGGCTGCTTCCGCTGCTTGTTTAAGTCGATCTTTAATGACGACTGGAATTTGACCTTCATATTTATAATTTAAAGAATGCTCAATACTCGCCCAAAAATTCATGGCAAGCGTACGAATTTGAAACTCAACCATCACACGTTTCATTCCATCTATCGTTTCTAAATGATAGTAAGCATGAATATGATATGATCGATAACCGCTTGCTCGCTGATGTAAAATATAATCGCGTGTTTCAACAATCTCTAAATCTTGACGTTTTTTTAATAATTCAACCACCATATAAATATCTTCTACAAATTGGCAATTAATACGAATTCCTGCGATATCATAAACGCGGTCAATTTCATTAATAGATAACCCCATACGATCCAACTTATCGACGATACTTGAGATCGTTTTAATACGACCGTCTACAAATTCAATCGGGGAATGAAGCCCCTTTGTTTTGTATTGTTGTCTAATTCCCCGTAAATTTATTTTTAATTCTTGTAAGGCTAATTCATACGGCTCAAAAAAACTTAACCAATCCATTTTAGCTTCACCTCTAACTCCTTCTCTTTAGTTTTAATTCGTTATGTCTCACTCAAATAATTTTAATAAATTGTTTTCACACATTGATTATATCATGTCTTTACGTCATAATTAAATAGAGGTGAGATTGTTTATGTCAACAAATCTAGAAATCGAATTTAAAAACATGTTAGATGAAAGTGAATACAAAAAGCTAATTGAACACTTTGCTATTGAAGAAAATCAAATTTGGACACAAAAAAATGTTTATTTTGATACAAAAACTTTCGATTTAAACAAGAATCAAGCAGCCCTTCGTGTACGTATTAAAAATAACACCTATGAACTAACGTTAAAAACAAAAGCTGATGTTGGAGTAATTGAAACGAATCAACTAATTACAAAATCTGATTACGCTAACTTAAAGCATGATCATTTACTTGTCAAAGGATTAGTTTATGACAAACTTTTAGAGTTAGGAATTGATGTTAATAAACTACGTGTTATCACGGATTTAACAACGAAGCGTGCAGAAGTTTCATATGAAGACGGACTTTTAGTTCTTGATAAGAGTTTTTATGGTGAAGTGATTGATTTTGAATTAGAATATGAAGTAAAAGATTATAACGAAGGTTTAAAAATCTTTAACGAGTTATTAAATCAACATCACATTCCAAAACGTCCAGCTGAAAATAAAATTAAACGTGCCACAATGGCTATTCTAAAATAAATCAACTAGCTTCAGTAAATGAAGCTAGTTTTTTTGTATCCAAAGTTCACCTAACTGTTGATCTTCTATTATATAGGGTTCAAGTTGCGAATATAAGCGGGGACGCTTAATGTATTCATAATAACCGACTTGTTGACGAATCATACCAAACCACTCTAAAAGTAACAAATATTCTTTTAATGCTTTTAAAGTATCGATTGATTCTTTCAAATGATATCTAACTCTTAATTTATGACGTAATTCTGACAACGTAAAAACATCATGTTCTTCATAATCTGACATAATACACAATACCACATATCCCTGCCAAATAAATAACGGTTTATAATAAGCCTCTCCCTCAATTGGCCACCCAACAACAGATGGAAGAAGTGAAAAATTAATTAAAAACGGAGCACATAATCTTAATAATCCACGTTCATTTCTCTGATAACTTAATGACTTTTTGCATCTAAACTGCTGTTTAATGGTTAACCAATCATCTAAATTTTTTGATACGTGATAAGTATCTGTTGAAAGGAGGGAGTTCAGTGAAAAATCATTTAGTAGGATTTTTTCAACCATTCCTTGAACCTCTTTTTGGCTCAACCAGACGAGATGATTAAATAGCGTCAAGGTTTGAGTAAACGGATTAAAGTGAATAATACGACTACCTTTTTGAAGTTTCATCACTTTATTTAATAAGTAAGTTTTTTCACGCGCCTGAATTTCTCCTATGAAAATCCAAATAACTTCAATTCCTAACTTTTGATAATCTCTTGTTCGTTCTTCAAATAGTACTTGATCAATCATACTTTTTTGAATTTCTAATACAAATTTCTTACCTTTGTACTCAAAGTAAATATCTGCAATCCGATCGATAGAAGGCAATCGATGCTCGATTTTAATCAGTGTCACGCCTTGATCATCAAGCCATTTTTTTAATAGGAATTTACTTGTGTAATGAGCCTCACTTTCATGATGATGATGGTTAGAATTGCATGATGTCCGATGAGAAAAATGGGCTCTTCGTTTTCTTCCGTGTTTAAAAATAACAGCTGCGCCACAGTAAGGACATGTATAGTTAGAAGCTGATTTTAATTGAGAAAAATCAATATTTTTTATTTTTCTTAAATCAATCAATTGATTGTTTTGTTTTGCGATTAACATATTATCACCCAATAGATTTTACGTAAACAATGGGTATTTTCCTTTAGACTAGTTCTTCTTTTTTCAACAAATGATCTAATTGATTCATCATAATGCTAAGAACTTGTAGTAACTGTTTATCACAACGACTGGCATACACAAACAAAAGCTCAATATTTTCTTTCAACATTTTAGGAACAATCCGACAGGTTTCATCCATCACCTGCAACACTCTTTTCTCAACCGGATTAAACTGTTTATTAAGAGCGAAAATACTATCGATATAGCTAATTAAATAATTATTGAGTAACGAAATTAAATGAGGAAAATTCCTTCGACTTAAGGCGCGCTCAAATTGATGATAATAACATTTTGATTCCTTTTTTAATTTAGGATAATTGAGCTGAATAATATTTCGACGTAATTCATCAGGATAAGAGGCTGTGTAGTTTTGTTTGAGTTGATTTAATTTTTCATGTCGATCAAAAATAATGTTCGAATAATGAATGAAATAAGCAACTTTAGTCGAATCCTTTTGATTAATGACCGCATCTTTCATCAATTGAATCAGTTTATTTTCAATGTCTTCAAAACAAAAATAACAAATCGTCATCTCAATACAAAAATCTCTGAGTTGAAAACGATCAGTTTCCACGATATCCGTACCACTTAATTCAATATCATTTGAAAATTTAGTAAGAATTTCACTTCTCATCTCTTTTGAAATAGGCGCTGTATAATAAACATTTATACTAATATCTGATAGGTCATTTTGATAATTACAAAACTTTGAACCTACCATGGCGATAGCAGTTACTTGCTCAATTCTTTGAAATTCAGCAATCATACGATGTAAAACTTCATTCACATTAATCACTGCTCTCCCCCCTTCCTGATGCCACATCGTTTTGAAAACATAATAAAAAACAACTATCCATCACTGTTTCTGTTTAGTTGCTTTTTTATGTTAAAGATCACTATTCAAATGTATTCACCTATTGTTATAAATATGATTCTTAAAAATCAAAATTTCTACTTTTTTCATAAAAAAAGAAGTAACTTGCTGACTTCGTTACTTCTTTTCCTATAAACAGTTAATATTTTAATTAACCTCTTTTATTTGTACGTTCAATAAAATTATCACTTAAAGCGCGCTCTAGTGCATTAACATACGAACAGTTACAATTATCACAGTTATTGCAATAGATCACGTTACGTAATTCGCGTGGTAAGAAACAACGAATTTCTTCATCATTATACCCAACTTGTAAACGATGCTTATCTACAATAATCGGACGGCGTAAGACACTTGGATTTGCAACAATAAAATCAAGTAATTCATTAATTGTCATTTCATCGGCATCTAAATTATTTTCTTTAAATGCTTTTGAACGCGTTGAAATAATATCTTCAAATCCATTCTCTGTTTTTTCTAAAATATGTTTAATGTCTTCGCGTGTAATTTTTGTAACAAATAAATTTTTTTCAATATATTTAATCCCGTATTCATCTAACCATTTTTTTGCTTTACGGCAAGATGAACAACTAGGTGATGTATAAATTTCAACCATCATATCCCTCCATGACGATAGCGATATTCTATCTTTTATATTTTACACTACACTCCCATGAGATACAACCTCTTAATACTTACTTTCAGTTTAATTTCAACTCATTTGCATCAAAATTAATCTAAAAAAAGAAAATGTCTTATATTATTATATTTTGATTTTATCTAAATATAACCTTATCTTCTTAGTAGATATCTAAAAAAACTACTAAGGTTTTACCCTTAGTAGTCGATAATTAACATTCGCTTTTCCATTGCTTAATTTCTTCATCTGTTCCTAAAACAAAGTGACCTGGAGCAACTTCTGTCCAACTTCCTTTATAATAGTCAACTTTTGACTTATCATAAACAATACGTTTACGATTACGTTCGTAATCTGGATCAGGAAGCGGAATAGCTGATAATAGTGATCGAGTATATGGGTGAATGGCACGTTCATAAATATCCTCAGCTGTTCCAAGCTCAACTAAACGCCCTAAATGCATCACACCAATTCGATCAGAAATATATTTTACCATTGATAAGTCATGGGCAATAAATAAGTATGTGAGTCCAAACTCTTTTTTTAACGTATTCATTAAGTTAACGACTTGTGCCTGAATCGAAACGTCAAGCGCAGAAATTGGCTCATCGGCAATAATGAATTCTGGATTTGTAATTAAAGCGCGGGCAATTCCAATACGCTGGCGTTGTCCCCCAGAAAATTCATGCGGATAACGTCCGGCATGATCTTTACTTAGCCCAACTGCTTCTAAAATTTTATAAACTTTCTCTTCGCGATCTTTTTTATTTTTTGCTAGTTTATGAATATCAATACCTTCTGCAATGATGTCAATGACACGCATACGTGGATTTAAACAAGCCATTGGGTCTTGAAAAATCATTTGAATCTTTTGGCACACATCTGCTTTTTCTTTTTTAGATAACTTCTTAGCAATATTTTTACCTTTAAAAATGACTTCACCAGCCGTTGGTTGATATAGACGAATAATACTACGACCAGTTGTTGATTTTCCTGATCCAGACTCTCCAACTAATCCAAATGTTTCACCTTTATAAATTTGAAATGAAATATCGTCAATAGCTTTAACGGTTGTCTGATGATTAATTTTAAAATATTGTTTTAAATTTTTAACTTCTAATAAAACTTCACGTTCTTGATTACTCATGCGCATACCCTCCTTTTTGACGAAGACGTAAAACCGCATCTGGTGGCGTAACTTTTGGTGCTTGTTCATGTAACAGCCAAGTTGCAGCATAATGTGTCTCACTTACTTTAAACATCGGAGGCTGTTCCTCAAAATCAATATTTAACGCATATTCGCTACGGAATGCAAAAGCATCTCCTTTAGGTGGTGTCAGTAAGTTAGGTGGAGTTCCTGGAATAGCGTAAAGTAATTCATCATTTGTATCTAAATCAGGCATTGAGGCAAGTAATCCCCATGTATATGGATGACATGGATTATAAAAAATTTCATTACTTGTTCCAATTTCACAAACTCGTCCAGCATACATCACCGCTACACGATCCGCAACATTGGCAACGACTCCTAAGTCATGGGTAATAAAAATGACAGCTACGTTTGTTTTTTGTTGTAAATCTTTAATTAATTCTAAAATTTGAGCTTGAATAGTTACATCAAGTGCTGTTGTCGGTTCATCACAAATTAACACACGTGGATTACAAGCTAGAGCAATAGCGATAACGATACGTTGGCGCATCCCACCAGAAAATTGATGTGGATACTGTTTCATACGTTTAGCTGGATCTGTAATTCCAACTAGGCGAATTAATTCCTCAGCTTTTACCTTAGCTTCTGCTTTCGTGCAACCTTGATGTTTCATAATAGGTTCCATAATTTGACGACCAACCGTCATCGTTGGATTTAATGATGTCATTGGATCTTGAAAGACCATCGCAATTTCTTTTCCACGAATTTGATGATAATCATGTTCAGATAATTTTGCTAAATCGATTTCTTCACCATTTTCTTTTGTATATAAAATACTTCCATCTGTAACTTTTCCGTTTTCAGCTAATATCCCCATAATCGCTTTAGAAGCTACAGATTTTCCTGATCCTGATTCTCCAACAATTGCTAGAGTCTCCCCTTCATTTAAAGTAAAGCTCACACCACGAACCGCAGAGACAGGACCTGCAAATGTATCGAATGTGATATTTAAATTATTTACATCTAAGATTTTCTTCATGTCTCATCACCGTCTCTTTCTTATTTTCCGCGTAAACGTGGATCTAACGCATCACGAAGTCCATTTGCAAATAAGTTAATTGCTAACATTAAATAAATCATAAAGAAGGCTGGTACAAATAATAAGTACGCATAAAATGTCATTTTACTTGTTCCATCACTTAATAAAACTCCTAGTGAAGACATTGGAATTGGTAAACCTAATCCAATAAATGATAACATCGCTTCTGTTGCAATAGCTGCAGGAATTGAGAATGTCGCCATGACAACTAATTGACCAATAATATTTGGGAATAAGTGTTTAAAAATAATACGTGTGCTACTTGCTCCAAGTGTTGTTGAAGCCATAACGAACTCTTGATCCTTTAATTTTAAATATTGTGCACGAACGACACGAGCAACTGAAATCCATCCTGTTAAACTCATCGCTGTAATTAAGATAATAAATGATCCTGTAACCCCTGATAATTTAACATGGAATAAATTTTGAATTCCGGTTAAGAATGTTTCCTTCGCAGCAATAAAGATAATTAAAATAACGGTTGTTGGAACTGAACCTAAAATTTCAGTAATACGCATCATGATATTATCAATCGCCGTTCCTCCATAAAATCCAGCAATTGAACCATATAAAATACCAATTGTGAAATCAATAAGTAATGATAAAATTCCGATTAATAATGAAACTTGAACACCTGTCCATAAACGCGTCCACACGTCAAATCCTAACTCATCTGTTCCAAAGTAGAAGTATAAGTGCTCCACATTTTTTAATGCATAAGCATTTACTTTTACTTTAATCATTTGAATACCTTGTGTATCAAATTCTGTTGAACTTAAAATAAATGATTCTAAGTTATGATAAGGTGAATAATCACTCATTAATTCAGTGACCGATACAGTTTCAGTTGATGATGATCCACGCAATTGAATCGTAATGACCATCTCTTCACCTTTACCAGACCAATCAATAATGTCGTAATCATTTGGATGATATTTGATTCCTAAAGCTTCAACAAACTCTTTTTTTGTTAAAGGTGTGTTGAGTGCACTAACGTCTTGTGGTAACGAATTCCCTACGAATAAATCAAAAGATGTCATATGCTTCATGCTTGTTCCGTCAAAAATCCCTAAATTTTCAAGACCTGGTACACGTGGTGGTAAATAACTTAAACGTGTTTTTTCAATTTGCGCTCCTGTCTCAGGATCGATTAAAACTGGTGTTTGATTGTATTTTACATTTTCACCGTTTGCATGTTTTGGACCAACTAACGGTGCTAAAAATGAACAAATCACTAATAGTGCGATGGCATACATTGAAATTAATGCCGCTTTATTTTGTCTTAAGCGACGCCATGCATCTTGCCAGAAATTTAAACTTTCTGTTTGAATACTATCGCCTTGACCTTGATAGTTTTGGGCTAATTCAAATAATCTTGGATCATATTTTTTGTGACTCATTATTTTCCACCTCCAGCTAAACGAATACGAGGATCGATGACACCATATAGTAAGTCAATGATTAAAATAACAACTACATATAAGAATGCATAGAAGAATGCAATTCCTAACGTTAAAAACTGATCAGTCATTGTGACTGAATTTAATAATAATTGGCTAAGACCTGGTACTCCAAAAAATTGTTCAATAACTAAACTTCCTGTCATAATTGAAACAACCATTGGCCCTACAACTGTAATAACTGGAATTAATGCATTTCTTAAAGCATGCTGAATAATAACCTGTGATTTTGTTAATCCTTTGGCACGAGCTAATAAAATATAGTCCGTATTTAATACCTCGATTAATTCAGAACGCATATAGCGCATTAATGAAGCAATCACCGGAACAGCTAATGAAATAGATGGTAATAATAAAGACTTCATCTCATCCCATACTGTAATTCCACGAAGTTCATTAGCTGGTTGATAAAGAACAGGTAACCATCCTAACTTATTACAAATAAAATATTGTAAAAAAGCGGCTAATACAAAGGATGGAATTGAAACACCTAGTACTGAAATAACTGTAATTGTATGATCAGCCCATGAATTACGTTTCATTGCTGCAATCGCACCAGAAGTTGTTCCGACAAGGATTCCAATTAATAAAGCTAACATTCCTGGTTTAATCGTATAAGGAATTCGAGTTAAAACTAAGTCAGTAACCTCTTGATTCTGTAATTTGAATGAAATGCCGAAATCTCCTTTTAATACACCTTGCATATAGCGAATGTACTGAGTTGGAACGGGATCGTTTAATCCATACTTTTCCTCTAAGATTGTTTTTTGTGCCTCGGTCATTTTCTCACCGTCAAATGGACTTCCTGGCATTAATTGAAGTAATAAAAAGTTAACTGTTAAAACTAGAAATAACGTAATAATCAAATAACCTAGACGCTTTAAAATATACTTAAACATGATTAACCTCCCCTTCCGGATTATCTTTTTTTCTTACTGTTGTTTTCTCACCTTAATAAAAGATAGATTTAAAAAATTAATAAAGTTATTGGGATTGTTTAAATCTATTTTTTATATTGTTTCGTCATCTTTTTCCTACCTCTTTATTTACGATAATGTTAAATAGAGGGTAAGATCCCCATTGACTACTTATGCTTTTCTCTTGATCATTAGATAATTATAAAAAAAACATCACGTTTTTACTCATGATTTTATGTATTAGGGTAAACAAGCATAAGACTAAAGTTAGCCTTATGCTTGTAATACCACGTATTTTTCAATTATTCTTTAATATCAACCCATTTGAAGAAGTAGTCTGGTCCGACTGCTTGTGGCCAATAATTAACTAACTTTAAACTACGTAGACTTACTGTTCCTTTTTGATATAAAGGAATTAATGCTTGATCTTGCCCTAATAAAATATTTTCTGATTCAACTAAAGCTTCCCAACGTGCTTCATAATCAGTCGCTAAAGATCCTGATTTTGAATCATTAACTAATTGATCATACTCACTATTTGAATATCCTAAATTATTATGTCCTCCACCAGTTACAAACATATCTAAGAACGTCATTGGATCCGCATAATCTGGACTCCATCCTGAGAACGCTAATTCATAGTTTCCTTCTTCAACACGTGCTAATTTTTCTGGGAATGGAACAGGTTGTACTGTAATACTTAATCCAAACTCTCCAAATGCAGCATTTAAATCATTT of the Turicibacter sp. TJ11 genome contains:
- a CDS encoding DUF4037 domain-containing protein; the encoded protein is MINVNEVLHRMIAEFQRIEQVTAIAMVGSKFCNYQNDLSDISINVYYTAPISKEMRSEILTKFSNDIELSGTDIVETDRFQLRDFCIEMTICYFCFEDIENKLIQLMKDAVINQKDSTKVAYFIHYSNIIFDRHEKLNQLKQNYTASYPDELRRNIIQLNYPKLKKESKCYYHQFERALSRRNFPHLISLLNNYLISYIDSIFALNKQFNPVEKRVLQVMDETCRIVPKMLKENIELLFVYASRCDKQLLQVLSIMMNQLDHLLKKEELV
- a CDS encoding RluA family pseudouridine synthase is translated as MSLQLTYQISSDEQGMSLLNFLKKQEISKKAIVATKHRGGDLTVNGQHQTVRYILQEGDVLTVTFPPEKRSVGLSPYEYELDIIFEDEYLLVINKPAGIPTIPSIRHPHETLANALIHYYNEQGIHSTIHFVNRLDRDTSGLLVVAKYRHIHHLMTKDVKQIKRKYFTLVKGHPKSSFGTIKAPIARLQEGNVKRGVCESGDEAITHYRVMTFEGENTLVECELETGRTHQIRVHLAYLGHPLVGDTLYDETSITLDEGHLLHSYYVSFIHPITKREYCFQTDLPNRFKL
- a CDS encoding ABC transporter ATP-binding protein, with the protein product MSNQEREVLLEVKNLKQYFKINHQTTVKAIDDISFQIYKGETFGLVGESGSGKSTTGRSIIRLYQPTAGEVIFKGKNIAKKLSKKEKADVCQKIQMIFQDPMACLNPRMRVIDIIAEGIDIHKLAKNKKDREEKVYKILEAVGLSKDHAGRYPHEFSGGQRQRIGIARALITNPEFIIADEPISALDVSIQAQVVNLMNTLKKEFGLTYLFIAHDLSMVKYISDRIGVMHLGRLVELGTAEDIYERAIHPYTRSLLSAIPLPDPDYERNRKRIVYDKSKVDYYKGSWTEVAPGHFVLGTDEEIKQWKSEC
- a CDS encoding CYTH domain-containing protein; translated protein: MSTNLEIEFKNMLDESEYKKLIEHFAIEENQIWTQKNVYFDTKTFDLNKNQAALRVRIKNNTYELTLKTKADVGVIETNQLITKSDYANLKHDHLLVKGLVYDKLLELGIDVNKLRVITDLTTKRAEVSYEDGLLVLDKSFYGEVIDFELEYEVKDYNEGLKIFNELLNQHHIPKRPAENKIKRATMAILK
- a CDS encoding GTP pyrophosphokinase family protein — translated: MDWLSFFEPYELALQELKINLRGIRQQYKTKGLHSPIEFVDGRIKTISSIVDKLDRMGLSINEIDRVYDIAGIRINCQFVEDIYMVVELLKKRQDLEIVETRDYILHQRASGYRSYHIHAYYHLETIDGMKRVMVEFQIRTLAMNFWASIEHSLNYKYEGQIPVVIKDRLKQAAEAAAWLDGQMSEIRDEIAEAQKTFEKRQTDEFRVVEPPASLVTLNEDYLIKKHKGE
- a CDS encoding competence protein CoiA, with the translated sequence MLIAKQNNQLIDLRKIKNIDFSQLKSASNYTCPYCGAAVIFKHGRKRRAHFSHRTSCNSNHHHHESEAHYTSKFLLKKWLDDQGVTLIKIEHRLPSIDRIADIYFEYKGKKFVLEIQKSMIDQVLFEERTRDYQKLGIEVIWIFIGEIQAREKTYLLNKVMKLQKGSRIIHFNPFTQTLTLFNHLVWLSQKEVQGMVEKILLNDFSLNSLLSTDTYHVSKNLDDWLTIKQQFRCKKSLSYQRNERGLLRLCAPFLINFSLLPSVVGWPIEGEAYYKPLFIWQGYVVLCIMSDYEEHDVFTLSELRHKLRVRYHLKESIDTLKALKEYLLLLEWFGMIRQQVGYYEYIKRPRLYSQLEPYIIEDQQLGELWIQKN
- a CDS encoding NAD kinase, giving the protein MKVAIYANEREHSQQVKEQLELKLKEAHIELDHENPEIVLTIGGDGTVLHAVHHYLDQIEKVKFIGIHTGHLGYYTDWLPDELDELVQFLKQKQSRISQYPLLSIMLCEDKTCHQLYAFNEMTLLNAFRTQHLNVTIDDLFFESFRGTGVCISTPTGSTAYNKSLGGAIIYPSLKAFQMTEIASINNNVFRTIGSPLIIPHEQVVTLKSENFSDVTITRDHLYETYQNIEKIKVTLSNRHVTFVKRRDVSFWGRVKDHFL
- a CDS encoding Spx/MgsR family RNA polymerase-binding regulatory protein; protein product: MVEIYTSPSCSSCRKAKKWLDEYGIKYIEKNLFVTKITREDIKHILEKTENGFEDIISTRSKAFKENNLDADEMTINELLDFIVANPSVLRRPIIVDKHRLQVGYNDEEIRCFLPRELRNVIYCNNCDNCNCSYVNALERALSDNFIERTNKRG
- a CDS encoding ABC transporter permease, coding for MSHKKYDPRLFELAQNYQGQGDSIQTESLNFWQDAWRRLRQNKAALISMYAIALLVICSFLAPLVGPKHANGENVKYNQTPVLIDPETGAQIEKTRLSYLPPRVPGLENLGIFDGTSMKHMTSFDLFVGNSLPQDVSALNTPLTKKEFVEALGIKYHPNDYDIIDWSGKGEEMVITIQLRGSSSTETVSVTELMSDYSPYHNLESFILSSTEFDTQGIQMIKVKVNAYALKNVEHLYFYFGTDELGFDVWTRLWTGVQVSLLIGILSLLIDFTIGILYGSIAGFYGGTAIDNIMMRITEILGSVPTTVILIIFIAAKETFLTGIQNLFHVKLSGVTGSFIILITAMSLTGWISVARVVRAQYLKLKDQEFVMASTTLGASSTRIIFKHLFPNIIGQLVVMATFSIPAAIATEAMLSFIGLGLPIPMSSLGVLLSDGTSKMTFYAYLLFVPAFFMIYLMLAINLFANGLRDALDPRLRGK
- a CDS encoding ABC transporter permease, with protein sequence MFKYILKRLGYLIITLFLVLTVNFLLLQLMPGSPFDGEKMTEAQKTILEEKYGLNDPVPTQYIRYMQGVLKGDFGISFKLQNQEVTDLVLTRIPYTIKPGMLALLIGILVGTTSGAIAAMKRNSWADHTITVISVLGVSIPSFVLAAFLQYFICNKLGWLPVLYQPANELRGITVWDEMKSLLLPSISLAVPVIASLMRYMRSELIEVLNTDYILLARAKGLTKSQVIIQHALRNALIPVITVVGPMVVSIMTGSLVIEQFFGVPGLSQLLLNSVTMTDQFLTLGIAFFYAFLYVVVILIIDLLYGVIDPRIRLAGGGK
- a CDS encoding ABC transporter ATP-binding protein — translated: MKKILDVNNLNITFDTFAGPVSAVRGVSFTLNEGETLAIVGESGSGKSVASKAIMGILAENGKVTDGSILYTKENGEEIDLAKLSEHDYHQIRGKEIAMVFQDPMTSLNPTMTVGRQIMEPIMKHQGCTKAEAKVKAEELIRLVGITDPAKRMKQYPHQFSGGMRQRIVIAIALACNPRVLICDEPTTALDVTIQAQILELIKDLQQKTNVAVIFITHDLGVVANVADRVAVMYAGRVCEIGTSNEIFYNPCHPYTWGLLASMPDLDTNDELLYAIPGTPPNLLTPPKGDAFAFRSEYALNIDFEEQPPMFKVSETHYAATWLLHEQAPKVTPPDAVLRLRQKGGYAHE